The Aythya fuligula isolate bAytFul2 chromosome 2, bAytFul2.pri, whole genome shotgun sequence genome contains a region encoding:
- the LOC116485338 gene encoding uncharacterized protein LOC116485338, whose protein sequence is MSRVFRGSFSRVPARFRFPRFPADLFPRSPRFPFPVSYRESFVQCLRLGVWSGAAPVRCPLRCPLRCPAPLRCLSLGAVMSRRRWSPAALVPAPRRCPGARRRWSQRRWSPALPAFGCAGAAGVPLRWCPAALRCSPRNRCDVRARLRCLLRCCDVLLRCDVCPAAMSCSGPVQVSRCDVLFRPCSGLPLRCPVQALFRSPAAMSCSGPVQVSACSGRNEIEMIITLYMTEERLEEEGNTDMQQNCTGKNLNPEEMPIRTPQRERFERAWKCREAAEEAAVVAETGPTQATGEC, encoded by the exons ATGTCCCGCGTTTTCCGCGGCTCCTTTTCCCGCGTCCCTGCGCGGTTCCGTTTCCCGCGCTTCCCCGCGGATCTTTTCCCACGCTCCCCACGGTTTCCTTTCCCCGTGTCTTACCGTGAGTCCTTTGTACAGTGTTTGCGGCTCGGTGTCTGGTCAGGTGCAGCGCCGGTGCGATGTCCGCTCCGATGTCCACTCCGATGTCCCGCGCCGCTCCGATGTCTCAGTCTCGGCGCTGTGATGTCGCGGCGCCGCTGGTCCCCGGCGGCACTGGTCCCGGCGCCGCGCCGATGTCCCGGCGCCCGGCGCCGCTGGTCCCAACGCCGCTGGTCTCCTGCTCTACCTGCGTTCGGATGTGCCGGCGCCGCTGGTGTCCCGCTGCGCTGGTGTCCCGCTGCGCTGCGATGTTCGCCCCGGAACCGCTGCGATGTCCGTGCTCGGCTGCGATGTCTGCTCCGGTGCTGCGATGTCCTGCTCCGGTGCGATGTCTGTCCCGCTGCGATGTCCTGTTCAGGCCCTGTTCAGGTCTCCCGCTGCGATGTCCTGTTCAGGCCCTGTTCAGGTCTCCCGCTGCGATGTCCTGTTCAGGCCCTGTTCAGGTCTCCCGCTGCGATGTCCTGTTCAG GTCCAGTtcaggtctcagcctgttcgg GTAGAAATGAGATTGAAATGATCATTACACTGTATATGACTGAAGAGAGATTAGAGGAGGAAGGCAACACAGATATGCAGCAGAACTGCACTGGCAAGAATCTGAACCCAGAAGAGATGCCAATACGCACACCCCAAAGGGA AAGATTTGAGCGAGCATGGAaatgcagggaggcagcagaggaagcagctgtGGTGGCTGAAACAGGACCAACACAAGCCACAGGAGAATGCTAA